Proteins from one Panicum virgatum strain AP13 chromosome 7K, P.virgatum_v5, whole genome shotgun sequence genomic window:
- the LOC120642729 gene encoding 14 kDa proline-rich protein DC2.15-like, with amino-acid sequence MAGKASVALFLAVNMVVFAVASATCGGGCPTPSTPSTPTPTPASRGRCPRDALKLGVCANVLGLIKAKVGVPPAEPCCPLLEGLVDLEAALCLCTAIKGNILGINLNLPVDLSLILNYCGKTVPTGFKCL; translated from the coding sequence ATGGCAGGAAAGGCCTCGGTCGCGCTGTTCCTGGCCGTCAACATGGTCGTGTTCGCCGTGGCCAGCGCCACCTGCGGTGGCGGCTGCCCCACGCCGTCGACCCCGTCGACGCCGACCCCAACGCCGGCGTCGAGAGGCAGGTGCCCCCGCGACGCGCTGAAGCTGGGCGTGTGCGCCAACGTGCTGGGCCTCATCAAGGCCAAGGTCGGCGTGCCGCCGGCGGAGCCCTGCTGCCCGCTGCTGGAGGGGCTCGTCGACCTCGAGGCCGCCCTGTGCCTCTGCACCGCCATCAAGGGCAACATCCTCGGCATCAACCTGAACCTGCCCGTCGACCTCAGCCTCATCCTCAACTACTGCGGCAAGACCGTGCCCACCGGCTTCAAGTGCCTCTAA